In the genome of Pelmatolapia mariae isolate MD_Pm_ZW linkage group LG4, Pm_UMD_F_2, whole genome shotgun sequence, the window GTGACAGTGTTAAAACGTGTGTTTCGAGGCTGCCGTCCCCATGCCCAGATCAAGGCAGCCAATCCAAGCCTTCAGTTTCTGTACCACGTGATTTTGAAACGCGGAAAAACACCTAAGACCTTTGGTTCCAGTCTCGGAGCGGAGGTTCGGCGATGATGAGGCGGGCCGTGGTGCACGTGTCCGTGGGCTTCCTGCTGTGTGTCGGCCTGGTGAACACAGGCCTGTTCGCGGACGTTGACGTGGACCTGAGTTCCGAGCACTACGCGGAGAGGCACGTCGACGGTCTGCCCGCGTTCTTGGCGATGCCCTGTAACTGCGTGGTCAATGTGGGTTATGTGTGCGTGGGGTTGTACTGGCTGCTGTGGCGCGGGGACGACGCTGAGTCGGAGCGCGCCCGCTACATGAGGCACGTGTTCGCCCTCATGGCCGTCTTTTACGGCCCCGTACAGTGGACGCGCCTGGCCATGCTGCGGCGCGCTCCAGCCGTTCTCGACCAGTGGCTGACTTTACCGATCTTCGCGTGGGTGCCGGTGTGGATCGACTTTATGGAGAGGCGGACCGAATGGCGCGCGTCGCACGCGGCGACGCTCGAGCTCGGCTCCGTTCTCAGCTACGGACTGGCGATCGCACACCGACGCGGCTTCGACACGGCGCTCGCAGGTCACGTGCTCTTTGCGGTATACAAAGGGGTTGGCGTGCAGCGGACGCACGGAGATGTGCGCACGCGCAGACACCTCGTGCTGGCTTTGCTGTCGTGTGCAGGCTTCGTGCTCCTGAAGCTGCTGGATCACCACCTGGCTCAGTACCGCCTGTTTCAGCGCTTCACCGGACACTTCTGGTCCAAAGTGTGCGACGTGCTGCAGTTCCACTTCAGCTTCTGCTTCCTGACCAGGCTGACGAGCAGAGCGCGGGCCAAGACTGAGCCGCAGCAGCAGTGACAGACACGCAGCATCCACGCAGCATCCTCCAGCTGGGAGTTCATTCTGTCTCATTCCACACAAGACCACATCTTCATCTCAGCATAACTCTAGATTCAGTTCAGCTTCAATACTTTCGTTTCACATAAATATTGATTCTCCCTGAGCTACAGTAGCAGCTGCAGCATTCGATGTGCCCCAGCCACTTGGCTCTAGCTCCAATCAGCTGTATCTAATAATAGAAAAATGAGCAGAATGATGCCAGTGGGAGGACAGAACAAAGAAAACCGCTGCTCTCAGGAAAAGGACCACTAGGATAGTCCCCCCAAACTTTTGTGGACTCTTGAGACCAAAGCTGACCACTGCAgtgtaactgaaataaacatGTGACATTAAGCTTCACCACCCCTTAGGGCTGCTCTGCTGGAGGAGGGGTGAAGGATTCCTGCTCACATACAATGTTCAGTGGTGCACATGTGCAatcagttaaaataaagaaaagtatacatgtctgtgtgttgtTTAGTCTGACTGTGACTTacagccccttttccattagtacctactcagaTCGACTCGGCATGGTTCGGCTCAGTTTTTTGGTTATTTAGGAAGAGGCGAAAGTTTTGGGACGGCGGCGAGAGAGAGCGATATCGACAGCAACTTTTGAgttgtgagagatttgtgacgtttagcatgtagttagtgtgtagtgtagtcatgtgttttgtgtgtcaaaacaatgaggaaagccaccaaaggcagactGCAGTGTAAACACTGTCTCCAGGTGGAAAACAGGATGTGATACAGCAGGTTCACTCCTGtagtgttctcctctgtcttgcGGCGgacaaactattttttgcactggcacaaataatttgtggggcatcttgtTGTGACAACTAATTGTTCTCTAATTTTAGTGTTAGTAGTATTTTTAAATAGCTGTACAAAAAAATGCCAGATGTATTATTTTTAGGTAAATGGTTATATATAACTTTATTTCTATCTAACTTAAtctacaatttatatttgcatttcaagttatgaaaataattcaataaacatgtctgtggtttttacagtaaaatagaaCTTTTTCCTACTCGGTTTTTATGTGATTtcagatcaattgtgttaatatacagtatgacaatgaaaaaattactgtaaattcagacgtgagattgtgctgaaaagaatgataccacaGAAGGcaagagaaaaacatttaaaggtgaaatacaaAGGAGTGAAAAGTGGCCGATGacaccctggaccccagaggctTAACCCAACAACTCCTGAAAAATCAGGTTTCATTTTCGTTGATGACAGCGCAGATTTAGAGGTAACTTTGGGTTACCTCTTGTTCCTCTAGCACAAAGTGCAGTTAGTTGCAACATCTTTCTaaattcttcttttactgtcatTTTCTCTCTTAAACTGACAGCCCATCAAATACGTGTGTCTACTGTCCATTGTTATATTTGCATACTATCCTAATAACGGTTCCAAAGTTATTTTTACAGAGAATTTACTGTAAATTAGAAGCTTTATTGTGCCATATCAAACCTACAAAGGCAAAGTCATTCATTACTCTGTTAAAGACTCATACTAGGTGAGAACAGGAGACATGTTCAGTGCAGTATAATGTCAGAGATATATTCGTGAAACTGCTGgataaacagacactcactcaAGAACCAGATCGCACGGCGCTCTTTGTTGCACTTGCCGCAAGGGAAGTAGCTGCCTCCGAACTACTTCAACTAGCTTCCCTCTGCAGGCTGCTTTTATTGGTTACACTCATGAATATGCATTTACAAATACATGTGACATGCCTAAGCAGGCATATCTaaacaacatcagtgtctgtattctgtgtgtgagtgagtgtgtgtgtgtttgtgtgtgtttgtgaatgtgGGTGCGTTTCTGTGTGACTTCCTGCTCACAAAAGGGTCAACTCCCCTCACCCAGTTTATGGCTTAATTCCTGTAACAGTCTGCTGTACACAAGCACAGTTGAGGTCATAAAGGGCAGGAAGTTAAACATCCTCATCCATCTGACACGCTGGGGAGGGGAACagaaacaaaggaatgtcttcGATCATGCTGTTTAGGACAAGGCTTACAACTTGAAGcacaacaatgacaacatttaatgAAATCActctaaaatataagacattgtaacaaaaaagaaacattgaTGAAGCGTCCAAAAAGCACCATGGTAAGTAAAATCTTTCACACCTGATCAGCGTGCAGCGTGCTTGTATGAGTGAGGCTTGTTGtgtaaagcagcggtccccaacccccgggccggtccgtgagtcgtttggtgccgggccgcgagagtggagactcgggtgtgaaatgtttggttttcagggtttttagcgttatttttttatcgtttttttcgttaactcggttttcctgggtcttttcacgtgtgttatgaataaatcttcttttgttcggtaccggtactagttttattttgttgtatttatccgcgacaccttccttaaaggccggtccatgaaaatattgtcgggcacaaaccggtccgtggcgcaaaaaaggttggggaccgctggtgtagagcactttgagttctcctggagagtagaaaagtgctacataagagtcagtccatttaccattaaaaGATGTATGGATGTTCTGCTTTGTCATTTCATAGACTTGGTCTCTGGTACTTTCTTATTATAAGGATGCTCCTGCTCTGCTCCCATTCTACCTGCTGGCTTATACCTCTTTAAAAAGTGTGGGAAGTTTTGTCTTTGGTTCCAAGATTTCTTCCTTCTGTCTGTCCCAAAGCTGGAAAAAGAGCAGTGAGATTTGCAGGTCTGCCCTCGTGCAGCATCAAATAAAACTTAATGAGCTAGTCTTACACAAAGAATTGTACAAATTTATTTAACAaagcttatttattttacaaattaataGTAAGACACAGAAACTCAGTATTGATATGGATTAAACATGCGAGAGCGAGTTACTCACAGCATGCATTATAAAGCGAGCACCTCATTGTTGATGCTGCTTTGTTTGATGACCCTGTCGGCTGGTTGGTGAGTAGGTCTGTAGGCCTTTAGACTGCAGGGTGACTCAGGGGAGAACCACTGATAACGCTCGTCTGCTTGCTTGGTCGTTTGCATTAGGACTCCAGTTGcatttgttgttctgtttttacattttgttatcTTTGAAAATTAACCACATTGGTTTTTGTGTTGTAATTAGTAATGTGAGTATTTGATAACAGAAACAGAACTCAATTCATGCGAGTAATGCAAAGTGAAGCTTTTTATTGATGAGAATGCACCatgagatgtgtgtgtgtgctgctggtttGGACACACACTGTGACTGTGAGCACTAATGGCTCTGCATGGCTTAGTGCTGTGAACTGACAGAGCAGCAGTTTCCTGACTGCAGGGATTTACCCATGTTAGTAGGGCTTTAGGGgtctctttctctttcaccctctctctctcactctcacacacacacacacacacacacacacacacacacacacacacacacacacacacacacacacacacacacacaaatatctaTATCCAGTTTGTATTTCCAGAGAAGGTGCCTTGATATTTTCTTGATGTGTCTCTTGCAGTCATGCTGCATTTTAGTTTTGACTGAAAGAAACAGGGGCTGCAAAttgatatatttcttttttggtgttccacagggttcagtgctaggaccaattctgtttacattatacatgcttcccttaggcagcatcattagaagacatagcatacattttcactgctatgcagatgacacccagctctatctgtccatgaagccaggtaacacacaccaatgagttaaactgcaggaatgtcttaaagacataaagacctggatggccgctaactttctgcttcttaattcagatcaaactgaggttattgtactcggccctgaaaatcttagaaatatggtatctaaccagatccttactctggatggcattaccttggcctccagtaacactgtgaggaaccttggagtcatttttgaccaggacatgtccttcaatgcacatattaaacacatatgtaagactgctttcttcctgtcttcctgacagggactagaaagagagagcagatttctcctgtattggcttcccttcattggcttcctgttaaatccagaattcaaaatcctgctcctcacatacaaggtcttaaataatcaggccccactCCCTGCCAGTGGATAATGCCCTCACCCGTTGGTGCATTGATGGTTCTCGGTGTCCAGTGCTGGGTGTTCGGGTTTGTACTGGCTCACTCCCGGGGGctgcttggcggggcctggggctctcctcagctcttttctacttttaagattaggcttcaaactttcctttttgctaaagcatatagttagggctggaccaggtgaccctgaatcctcccttagttatgctgcagtaggtgtaggctgcttggggattcccatgatgcactgggtgtttctccttcactcactatgtgttaatagacctctctgcattgaatcatacttgttattaatctctgtctctcttccacagcatgtctttatcctgttttccttctctcaccccaaccagtcacagcagatggccccgcccctccctgagcctggttctgccggaggtttcttcctgttaaaagggagtttttccttcccactgtcgccaaagtgcttgctcacagggggtcacatgattgttgggtttttctctgtatgtatatgtttgtagggtctaccttactatataaagcaccttgaagcgactgttgttgtgatttggtgctgtataaataaaattgaatgaaactgaaaactttTTTATATATGAGGCTGTTTGTATTCCTTGcttttttaagataagataagataagataagataacctttattagtcccacacgtgggaaatttgttttgtcacagcaggaagtggacagtgcaaaagttatgaagcaaaaattagaataaaataagataagattaaatacagtacacaactgtacagaatagaataaaataaaataaaatactatatacagtagaataaaatagaataaaatatacaataagataaaaatagaatacaaatgctatatagaactgagtaaaaatacaacgatgccagaaaaacAACGATGCCAGATACTTTCCTAGAAGTTCTCTAGTTTATTGTTTGAGTTTTGCATGTCGTTtcctattcaattcaattcaattcaattttatttatacagcgccaaatcacaacaaaagtcgcctcaaggcgctttatattgtacagtagatcgcacaataataaatacagagaaaaacccaacaatcatttgCATTGCATTTTTATTCTGTTCCCTCAGCACTCCCTATTTAATGCTTTTGTCTCATTTCCCTGTTTAGGTCATGCTGTATCTTAAAAGCCTCTGTTTGGATGTGTTCCTTGTTGTGTTGCGCTGTGTTCCAAGTGTTTTTCCTGATATTCTCAGCCATGGAGGGGCCACAAGCCTATATATTCTAAGGGGGAGTGGTCAGTGATGATTGGAGCAGACTTCAATGGACTGGTGAAGAGAACAGAGATGAAGAGGCATTGTTTCAAGGACAAGAAATGCAAAAGGACAGATGGAGTGAGTGGAATTGCATCTGCGATCTGGAAGAGGCAGTTCAGAACACAAGTCATGATCAGTAAGCAGCAGTATGGCTTCATGCTGAGAAAGAACACTACAGATAGTAGAACGATATGAAGAACCATACGTATGGACCCCTTTATTCTACACAGGCCTCTGGGCTTCAGTGTCAGACGTTACATCACTTGTAAAAGGCCTCATCGGTTCATGCTCCTCGTTAAGGTCTCGTACTTACCTCAGtttctttgtgcttttagttACCTCGTCCTACCATCACCACTCACCTGCAGCTCAAGATCCTCTGAATGCTGGTGTCCACGGCAGGGCTCTGGTTTTGTTGCTGATTCTTCACCTCTCAGGTTCACACCATTC includes:
- the tmem187 gene encoding transmembrane protein 187; translated protein: MMRRAVVHVSVGFLLCVGLVNTGLFADVDVDLSSEHYAERHVDGLPAFLAMPCNCVVNVGYVCVGLYWLLWRGDDAESERARYMRHVFALMAVFYGPVQWTRLAMLRRAPAVLDQWLTLPIFAWVPVWIDFMERRTEWRASHAATLELGSVLSYGLAIAHRRGFDTALAGHVLFAVYKGVGVQRTHGDVRTRRHLVLALLSCAGFVLLKLLDHHLAQYRLFQRFTGHFWSKVCDVLQFHFSFCFLTRLTSRARAKTEPQQQ